CAAGAATGTATAAATTTACAGTTGTTGATAGCTGGCTTGAAAATGTGATATTGAGGAATAGGGCGTTGCAAACTTTCCAAAGTTGTTGCAAGCGGCGTCATTAGTGATGAAAAAAATATATTTTCATACCTGCTGATGTAGGCAATTGGTAGCAACTGTTAACGCAGTTGTTTTTATTTGGCGTTTGCAGGTAATACTTTGGGACGGAGATTTAGATTGAGAGTTTCTCCATTTCGCAAAATTTTTAATTGCAGGTTATTGCCAGCAGAAGTATTTTCTACAGCTTGTTGTAGTTCTTCAGCATTAGTAATCGTTTGATTATTTGCTTTGACAATCACATCACCTGCACGGATTCCACCTGTATTCGCTGGTGATTTGGGTGCAACTTTAACTATTAGTACACCTTGAGATTCTTCAACAGTAATGGGTGAATTGGGATCACTGTTAATTTGCTCTTTTACCTCTGGTGTTAGTGTTAACATCTGAATACCGAGATAAGGATGAGTAACTTTGCCTGTGGTGATTAATTGTGTAGTAATTTTCTTGGCGGTATTAATAGGTATAGCAAAGCCCAAACCTTGGCTATTCTGAATAATCGCTGTGTTGATGCCAATTACTTGGCCAGAAGCATTAAGTAATGGCCCACCTGAGTTACCAGGATTAATTGGCGCATCAGTTTGGATGTAATCAACACGTTCATTAGGCATTCCTACCTGAGTACTAGAGCGGCCTGTAGCGCTAATAATGCCATGAGTTACTGTATTATCTAAACCAAGGGGATTACCGATCGCGATCGCCCATGCTCCTGGTTGCAACTTGTTAGAATCACCTAACTTTACTGCCGATAAATTATCGGCCTGGATTCTCACCACAGCAACATCTGTCACTGGATCAGCACCCATAACTTTCCCTTTAAAACTACGTCCATCTTTGAGGGTGACACTCACCGTATCAGCGCCATTAACCACATGGGCATTTGTGAGAATTTCTCCATTAGAATCAATGATGAAACCAGAACCAATACCCCGTTCGATTTCTTGAGATGGCACTTTTGGCAAGTTATAGCCAAAAAACTGCTGAATTAAAGGATCGTTAAAAATAGCGGCATTGGGATTTTTGATTGTGCGTGTGGAATCAATTCGTACTACGGCAGAACCAACTTGATTAACTACTGCGGTAATAAAATTAGGATTGCTATCTGTCGCTAAGTTCACAGATGGTTGACTTGCTGTTGCTGGTAGCGAAGGTTGCAATACTTGAAAATGCGGCTGCAATCGCAGGCTTGCAACTGTGATACCTGCACCTGCTAATATTAATCCCAAATAAGTGAGAGGTTTTTTCCAAGTATTTTGCTGTGATTGGTCAAGTTGCGATGTTGGTAAATTTGAATCTACATCAGCTAATGGATGTGGATCATGTTCAAAATCCTGGTTTACTATCTTCATAACCTATAAATCCTCTGTGAATTGATGTTTTTCGTTTCTCTTGGTTACAAGTTTCGGTTTTTGACAGAGGCTTTTGGGCGAAGATAGATAAGTTAGTGAAAACTTAAGAAATAGATTTGCATATTAGGAACGTACAGCTAGCTGTGCGCCCCTACCAGCATTTATTTATTAATCTGCACAATTATTGTTATGGAACGCAAACAGTCTGTGTGGGTGGTAGACGATGAACCGAATGGTTTTGAAGTAATTGAGTTGCTACTACGTCGGGAAGGTCATCACCTAACTTACTTCAACAGTGGTAAAGCAATCCTCAACCAATTAGAATCGAGTCTACCCGATGTCATCCTGTTAGATGTGATGATGCCAGAAATCGATGGTATTGAAACTTGTCGCCGGATCAAGGCAAATTCCAACTGGAAACCAATTCCTATCATCATTGTGACAGCACTGGACTCCAAAGAAGACTTAGCGCGATCGCTTGCTGCTGGCGCTGATGATTTTCTCACCAAACCCGTAAATGGGGTGGAGTTACGGGCCCGTGTTCGTTCTATGCTGAGAATTAAGCAACAATACGACGCACTGCAAGCCAGTGTTAACCTGCGACGAGATTTATCTAAACTTGTGGTGGAAGATTTACGCCAACCGATGTCTACATTGTTACTAGGGAGCCACTTACTACTGCAAAGTCACTTGGAACCAAAAGACAAAGAACGCGCCGAAATGGTACACGCCGCCGGATTGGAAATTGATGGCATCATTAGCGGTTTGCTGCGATTGGCAAAGATGGAATCTGGCAGACTGGTATTAAATCGGGTAGAAGTAGACTTCAATGAATTGGTAGAAGTAGTAGTAGCAAACTTCCCTTGAGGGGATACGAAATACCCTGAAATAGATATAGGGCAACGAGTGTAGCAATTTGTGGTAAAACAAAAAGAGCATTCATTCGCAATAAGCTCTATTTAATGATAATATTACCAGAATTCTACGAGACACACCTCAAGCGAGAGCTTGGACGTACTGAATACTTATTACTAAAACTCCTTATCTGTTTATTACAATCTATTAAAACTGTTAGCCTTGAGGCGCTAGCGACTGCTTTACCAATACCAATACTATTTGAAAGTAGAAGGAAAAAACTTCAGCGATTTTTATCTTTAAATTACATCAATGTTGAAGAAATTTGGTTTCCAATTATCAAAAGCTGGCTAGAAATAAATTTTCCTTTAAATGAAGTTATTTATGTAGTTATAGATCGGACTAATTGGGGATGCATTAATCTATTAATGATTAGCGTGGTTTGGGACAAAAGGTCTATCCCAATATATTTTGAGCTATTAGACAAGTTAGGCTCAAGTAATTTTGATGAACAAGAAGCAGTATTTAAAAAAGCATTACCGATTTTCAAGGATTATAAAATTGTAGTGTTAGGAGACCGAGAATTTTGTTCAATAAAGTTGGCTAACTGGCTCACAGAGCAGAAAGTATATTTCTGCTTACGCTTAAAAAAGGACGCATTTATAGAAATAGAACCAGAAATTTGGCTGCAATTAAGAGATTTGGGTTTAGCACCTGGTCTTTCCTTCTTTTACCAAGGTATTAAATATACGAAATCTCAAGGGTTTGTTAGCTTTAATCTCGCTACTAAATGGAAACGGAAACGTTTTGGAGTTGCGCCGGAAGAGGGCTGGTTTATTCTGACTAATTTAGATGATTTAGATTCGGCTATTAAGGCTTATAAACAACGTTTTGATATTGAGGAAATGTTTAGAGATTTTAAAAGCGGTGGTTATAATTTAGAAGATACTAATGTATCAGGTCAAAGGCTAATTTCCCTAATATTATTAATCTCACTTGCATACACGGCTGCAACTATATCTGGTCAAAAAATTAAACGCATGGGTGTTCAAAAATATGTAGGCAGAATTAAAGAATCTGGGCGGACAGTTCGCCGTCATAGCAGTTTTTATATTGGATTATATGGGTCTAACTGGGTCGATTTCATGGAAAATTCTTATGAATTGGTGGCTGAGTTAATGACACTAGCTCCTAATAAGCGTAAGTATTATCAACAAGGAGAAAGGGCTATGAGGCTTATTTTATCTGCATTCTAGCCCTTTTTGTCCCCCCTCAAGCAAACTTCCAGGCGATCGCTAATTCTAAACAAATCCAACTTATTAGTAAATTACCAAAACAAGGACGCTGGTTAACCATTGATGCTGAGTTATTCCATCGTTTACTTGATAATCTAATTGCCAATGCAATCCAGTCATCTCCCCCAGACAGTACAATTACACTAAAAATTGATTATCCAGATACTATTGAATCTGTGAGACAAGCGATTATTCGTGTGATTGATGAAGGTACAAGCATAAATATAGATTTGCGCCAATCAATTCTTGCTCAATATGAACCAGGAAGTTTGATGAGTAGCATTTCACAAATTAGTTTGGGTTTAGCATTTTGCAAAATGGTTGCTGAGGCTCACGGTGGCATAATTACAATTGAAGATAATCAACCGCAAGGTACAGTTGTGATTATAGAAATTTGACACCAATCTAAGGACGCACAGATGTGCGTCCTTACTAACTTTTCCATAACTTATCTATCTTCATCCCGAATTGATTTTTTTAAATCGACACTAGAAATGAAAGTCAATTCGTCGAGCTACAAAATAGCTCTAATCAAAATTATGATGACCCGTAAAATTAGTGCGATTACTCTTTTAACTGGACTGTTAACAGTTTCTTTCGGTCACGGCATTGCTTTAGCAGATATTCCTGGTAATCACCCTTTGTATCTTCATGCACGCAGTGACCTACGTAAAGCAGAATTACTGCTGCAAACCCCAGATGAATGTAATGTGACTCAAGAAGCAAGACTAGCTACCCAAAAAGTTCATCAGGCTATTCGAGATATTGACATAGCCGGAGTTTTAGACGGCAAGAATATCGATTATTATCCACAAGTAGATACCTCGTTAAATCATCACGATAAATTTCGGGCTATTTATAAACTATTGCGTCGTGCAGACAAAGATTTATCTGGAGAGGAAGATAATAACTTTGTTGTTGGTTGGCGTAACACAGCCGAAGCTGATATTAATCAAGCCAAACATTATACAGCGATCGCGGCTGGTAGAGATACGATTGATGATTTGATTCAGGACAACTACTAAAGTTGTTCTTTTAATTTACAGCTACAGCAAAACAAAGGTGTAACTCGTCAGGATTAAGAAGTAGAAAGGCTTCATATATAGCTTTTTTACTTCATTCACTTGCAAACTGCTATATCTGTGAACTGAGAGCATTTAAACTAAATTCACGAGAAATATTTACGTGAATTATAACAATTAAAACATCAAATATTTAGAGGTTAACTATGATTCACCACATTTCAATTCCAGCCAAAAATCCACTTCGGGTTGCTAATGCTTTAGCAGAAATTTGGAATGGCAAGGTCTATTCATTCGCCCCTGTTTTAGAAAGCTACATCGTGATGGATTTTGATGAGCATGGTACGGCAATTGAAATTTATCCATTAGGAACTCAATTAGTTCCTAATGCTGGACATCGAGATATTGTCAAAAATGCGGTCTCTTCTAAACTATCGCCGTTTCATGCGGCAATTTCTGTCCCTGTTGATCAGGAACGCATTGAGCAAATTGCTAGGCAAGAAGGATGGTTTACACAACTGTGCGATCACGGCCCTTTCAAAGTAGTTGAGTTCTGGATTGAGAATCAATTGCTACTCGAACTCCTACCACCTGGACTTGTTCCTGAATACTTAGAATTTACTCAGCCCCAAAACATTGAGAAATTTTTTGGTACACCAGTTACATCAGAATACAACAGAATTTAGAAGTAAAACAGTTCTTACACTTGGCTTTAAGACCTAATTTTTGTACTTCACCAACTGAAATACACTGTAATTTAGTAAAGTAAAAATAAAGCACTATCTCTAACAAAAAAGATAGTGCTTTTTCCATCTATAGCAATCTGATTTGATTTTTGAAAAAATCTAAGTATATGTAGTATATGTAGGGTGTGTTATCGCGTAGCGTAGCGTAACGCACCAAACTCTTTGGGCCGTGCGTTAGCTAGACGCATAACTACGTGTATTTCAAAAATTAAATATTATTCTATATAGCAGATAGCAGTCCTACATCACTTGGGGATTTCTTCCCTTCTTCTCTTCTCCTTTTCCCAAAGGGAGAGGCTACGCCAATGGAGACGAAGGCAGCGAACAAGACCAAGGCGTTCGCGTAGCGTCTTCGTTGGAAAGGCGCTCTTCTCTGTGAGGCCGGAAGCCTCTTGCAGAGAAGGCGGTTTGATAATTTTCATAACTCATTTAAGATTGCTATATTGCTATATAAGTAGTCCAGATAGTCAGGTTCTTACAATATTTGTAAATGTTTCTCATGGCTGCTGTTTTCCAACCTTCTCCGCAGTGCTTCCATGTAAGTGTAGAACACAGGAGTAATATACAGCGTCAGCAATTGGGAAAATAGCAAACCACCCACTACAGCCATCCCCAAGGGTCGGCGTGATTCTGCACCAGCGCCCAAACCAAGGGCAATTGGCAGTGTACCCATTAAAGCCGCCATTGTAGTCATCATAATTGGGCGGAAGCGTACTAAACAAGCTTCGTAAATAGCATCACGGGGCGACTTATTTGTATGACGTTGGGTTTCCATTGCAAAGTCAATCATCATAATGCCGTTTTTCTTGACAATGCCCACAAGTAAGATGATGCCAATAAAAGCGTAAACGTTGAGATCCATGCGGAACAACATTAACGTGAGTAGTGCGCCAAACCCAGCAGAAGGTAAGCTCGATAAAATTGTCAGCGGGTGGATGTAGTCTTCATAGAGAATGCCCAGCACGATGTAAATTACCAAAATTGCCACTAGCAACAGCAACCCCAATCCAGCAATTGAAGATTGAAAAGCTTGGGCTGAGCCCTGAAAGCTGGTACTAATGTTTGCAGGTAAGGTGTCATGGGCGACTTGTTGGATTTTGTCCGTCACTTCTCCTAGAGATACGCCTAGCTTGAGATTAAACGAGATGGTTGTGGCTGGGAGTTGTCCCTGGTGATTGACAGTTAACGAACCTACACCTTTGGTTAAGGTGGCTACTGCATTTAAGGGGACAAGCTTACCATTAGAAGAATGAATCGAAAGCAAATTCAGGGCATCCGGGTCTTGTTGATACTGCGGTAACAACCCTAGTATGACTTCATACTCATTATCTGGGGCATAAATAGTGGAAACTTGCAAAGTACCGTAGGCATCACCCAAGGCAGTTTCAATTTGCTCGGCAGTTAGACCAAGGGCATTAGCGCGATCGCGGTTAATGTCTACATTCACCTGGGGATTATCTATTTGCAAATCGCTGTTGACATCCTGCAACCCTGGAATTTTGCTGAGTTTATCTTGCAAAATCGGCGTATATTTATACAAGTCTTGTAAGTTCGTGCTTTCTAAGGTGAACTGATATTGAGCATTTGTCTGCTTACCACCAATGTTAATAGGTGGCGGATTGATTAAGAAGGTTTTAATTCCCGGTTCCCGTAACACTTTTGGTTGCAATTCCTGAATCACCTCATCAGCGTTGAGATGTCGTTGGGAAGTCGGTTTCAAGCGAATGACGATAATCCCGGTGTTATTACCTGCTGTGCCTGTAACCGATGACCCCACAATTGAGTTGAGGACATCTATATTTGGGTCATTGCGAATGATCTTAGCCACTGCCTCTTGGTGTTTGATCATATCGCCAAAAGAAATATCTTGAGCTGCTTGGGTTTGGGCAAGAATTAATCCGTTATCATCGCTAGGAAGAAAGCCCTTCGGAACGACAACAAATAAATATATTGTTGCTAACAAAATCGCACCAGAAAGAATCATCGTTGTGCGGTGATATTTTAGGGACTTTCGCAGACTCCAAGCGTAGAAACGTAAGGAAAAATTTTGAGTTTTATGATCAATTTCTTTTTCTTCCTCTGCTTGGTAATGTTCTGATTGCAAAAATCTGCTGCACAACATCGGCGTTAAACTGAGGGAGAGAAGACCGGAAACCAGAATAGCGGCGGCAATGGTAACGGCAAATTCGTGGAATAGTCTTCCCAAAATACCCGGCATAAATAACATGGGAATGAAAACTGCCACTAGGGATAAAGTCATGGAAATAATTGTGCCGCCAATCTCTTTTGAGCCGTTAATCGCTGCTTGCAGACGACTTTCGCCCATTTCCATGTGACGAACAATGTTTTCTAACACCACCACCGCGTCATCTACCACGAAACCCACACTCAAGGTTAACGCCATGAGAGAAAGTGTATCTAAAGAAAACCCCAGCAGTAACATAACTGCAAAAGTAGCCACCAAAGATAAAGGTACAGTCACGCTGGGGATTAAGGTAGCACGCAGGTTTCGCAGAAACAGAAAGATGACCAACACCACCAGGCAAATAGTGAGTAATAATGTGAATTTGACATCATTCACTGAGTCGCGGATATTTTGAGAGCGATCATAGAAAATATCCATATTCACAGCAGTGGGAATCTGCGATCGCAAACTCGGCAGCAATGCTTTGACAGCATCTACAATTTCGATGGTGTTGGTTCCCGGCTGACGTTGAATTGCCAAAATAATCGAACGTTTCGCCATCTGTCCCTGATTCGCAAAATACCAACTGGCAATTTTATCGTTCTCCACACTATCAAAGACTTGACCCAAATCGCCTAAATGGACTGGTGCGCCATTGCTATAAGCGACAGTCAAGCTGCGATAGTCGTTAGCATTGAGCAGTTGACCATTAGCTTGAACGGTATAATTTTTGTGATTACCGTAGAGATTCCCAGTGGGTAAATCAGAGTTATTTTGAGCGATCGCTTTGGCAACATCATCAATACCTAACCCTTTAGCTTTCAGCGATTGCGGGTCAACTTCGATCCGCACTGCATATTTTTGAGAACCGTAGACTAAAACCTGCGCTACCCCATCAACCATTGACAAACGTTCTGCTAATGTCTCCTCTGCATACTTATCCACATCAGAAAGTGGTACTAAATCCGAACTGAG
This region of Nostoc sp. UHCC 0302 genomic DNA includes:
- a CDS encoding HhoA/HhoB/HtrA family serine endopeptidase translates to MKIVNQDFEHDPHPLADVDSNLPTSQLDQSQQNTWKKPLTYLGLILAGAGITVASLRLQPHFQVLQPSLPATASQPSVNLATDSNPNFITAVVNQVGSAVVRIDSTRTIKNPNAAIFNDPLIQQFFGYNLPKVPSQEIERGIGSGFIIDSNGEILTNAHVVNGADTVSVTLKDGRSFKGKVMGADPVTDVAVVRIQADNLSAVKLGDSNKLQPGAWAIAIGNPLGLDNTVTHGIISATGRSSTQVGMPNERVDYIQTDAPINPGNSGGPLLNASGQVIGINTAIIQNSQGLGFAIPINTAKKITTQLITTGKVTHPYLGIQMLTLTPEVKEQINSDPNSPITVEESQGVLIVKVAPKSPANTGGIRAGDVIVKANNQTITNAEELQQAVENTSAGNNLQLKILRNGETLNLNLRPKVLPANAK
- a CDS encoding response regulator, giving the protein MERKQSVWVVDDEPNGFEVIELLLRREGHHLTYFNSGKAILNQLESSLPDVILLDVMMPEIDGIETCRRIKANSNWKPIPIIIVTALDSKEDLARSLAAGADDFLTKPVNGVELRARVRSMLRIKQQYDALQASVNLRRDLSKLVVEDLRQPMSTLLLGSHLLLQSHLEPKDKERAEMVHAAGLEIDGIISGLLRLAKMESGRLVLNRVEVDFNELVEVVVANFP
- a CDS encoding IS4 family transposase; the protein is MLPEFYETHLKRELGRTEYLLLKLLICLLQSIKTVSLEALATALPIPILFESRRKKLQRFLSLNYINVEEIWFPIIKSWLEINFPLNEVIYVVIDRTNWGCINLLMISVVWDKRSIPIYFELLDKLGSSNFDEQEAVFKKALPIFKDYKIVVLGDREFCSIKLANWLTEQKVYFCLRLKKDAFIEIEPEIWLQLRDLGLAPGLSFFYQGIKYTKSQGFVSFNLATKWKRKRFGVAPEEGWFILTNLDDLDSAIKAYKQRFDIEEMFRDFKSGGYNLEDTNVSGQRLISLILLISLAYTAATISGQKIKRMGVQKYVGRIKESGRTVRRHSSFYIGLYGSNWVDFMENSYELVAELMTLAPNKRKYYQQGERAMRLILSAF
- a CDS encoding sensor histidine kinase, with amino-acid sequence MQSSPPDSTITLKIDYPDTIESVRQAIIRVIDEGTSINIDLRQSILAQYEPGSLMSSISQISLGLAFCKMVAEAHGGIITIEDNQPQGTVVIIEI
- a CDS encoding efflux RND transporter permease subunit — protein: MNITSLFIRRPIMTTLVMLAILVFGLMSYFILPVSDLPSMDFPTISVSASLPGASPETMAASVATPLEQQFSTIAGLDSMNSTSSKGSSQIVLQFNLSRDIDGAAQDVQAAIVQATKQLPSDMPSPPSYKKVNPAQQPILYITLSSDLVPLSDVDKYAEETLAERLSMVDGVAQVLVYGSQKYAVRIEVDPQSLKAKGLGIDDVAKAIAQNNSDLPTGNLYGNHKNYTVQANGQLLNANDYRSLTVAYSNGAPVHLGDLGQVFDSVENDKIASWYFANQGQMAKRSIILAIQRQPGTNTIEIVDAVKALLPSLRSQIPTAVNMDIFYDRSQNIRDSVNDVKFTLLLTICLVVLVIFLFLRNLRATLIPSVTVPLSLVATFAVMLLLGFSLDTLSLMALTLSVGFVVDDAVVVLENIVRHMEMGESRLQAAINGSKEIGGTIISMTLSLVAVFIPMLFMPGILGRLFHEFAVTIAAAILVSGLLSLSLTPMLCSRFLQSEHYQAEEEKEIDHKTQNFSLRFYAWSLRKSLKYHRTTMILSGAILLATIYLFVVVPKGFLPSDDNGLILAQTQAAQDISFGDMIKHQEAVAKIIRNDPNIDVLNSIVGSSVTGTAGNNTGIIVIRLKPTSQRHLNADEVIQELQPKVLREPGIKTFLINPPPINIGGKQTNAQYQFTLESTNLQDLYKYTPILQDKLSKIPGLQDVNSDLQIDNPQVNVDINRDRANALGLTAEQIETALGDAYGTLQVSTIYAPDNEYEVILGLLPQYQQDPDALNLLSIHSSNGKLVPLNAVATLTKGVGSLTVNHQGQLPATTISFNLKLGVSLGEVTDKIQQVAHDTLPANISTSFQGSAQAFQSSIAGLGLLLLVAILVIYIVLGILYEDYIHPLTILSSLPSAGFGALLTLMLFRMDLNVYAFIGIILLVGIVKKNGIMMIDFAMETQRHTNKSPRDAIYEACLVRFRPIMMTTMAALMGTLPIALGLGAGAESRRPLGMAVVGGLLFSQLLTLYITPVFYTYMEALRRRLENSSHEKHLQIL